In Gouania willdenowi chromosome 17, fGouWil2.1, whole genome shotgun sequence, one DNA window encodes the following:
- the epb41l3b gene encoding band 4.1-like protein 3b isoform X10 — translation MTTESGADSEAKQAQGNKETEKSTNKPASQPSKSAAEQTSPRNQAEPLSAAAGHSTPARKEQEEDQGSQRSSTSRLSRSPLRGVKKLKIMQCKVTLLDGSDYTLNVEKRSKGHVLFDKVCDHLNLLEKDYFGITHRDVENQKSWLDPSKELKKQIRAGAWNFAFNVKFYPPDPSQLSEDITRYYLCLQLRDDVVSGRLPCSFATHTVLGSYTVQSELGDYDPDELGSDYISELRFAPNQTKELEEKVMELHKTYKGMTPAEAEIHFLENAKKLSMYGVDLHHAKDSEGVEIMLGVCASGLLIYRDRLRINRFAWPKILKISYKRNNFYIKIRPGEFEQFESTIGFKLPNHRAAKRLWKVCVEHHTFFRLVSPDAPPKKFLSLGSKFRYSGRTQAQTRRASSQIIRPAPLFERSSSKRYNMSRSLDGAPITENHETLMKDGVNDGAAKVIIKGELITTITKERKAEEEKAEQEDAQKEAVESPEPAASTPHRDTKYSFIRRVKGENVFIKHSNLMLEDTDATEEMVKHQTNISELKRSFLETSGGGSAGLTEWEKRLSSSPLRSPRGDEAPMIEPLELLDTDENEQPVENETEKQVEPKVNEGAACAVDSLVTDGATFLDPNGIGPSPTMDDDVFLDGTPRKSEEKTPDSQDGVKISPGAVRQEVSQAISDKKGTLIILKDAEGKEEMDDEGETGFPERKEASSHAHEEDMDQKNLRVETKFSELTMIKCMDSPKKAMASWISEEVKAEASEEKKTFDGLQQEVEILTSTCNQLDPPVSSLTPFPLSESPASFLSVFTQEWVSSSQKAFADQNEMPVTTETEAAPAKQTGPTVNILTADASGELAVMSAEPAEEELVCVEATQSELSSGLVDPGSVDPCMSEAQVLPVATNVVVNEGCLRSLQDGVDVGDDANESLMFTVTPVLLSVGDNCEGQWLKDMSSKMVQFSDEVQILQEENSFTQLHDSIEEVKEEEDTLESEKDEEPKKILKRFEKEKYHHVKYESSEDETEMAENEATGVEVNVVTLKHCREEDENSVDEEMIKVIKDAKDVSEEAIEEELLKCEMREFIPHHVTEAESLTSDALPSLLPGGVSQSESPDVADVASKETPVVHTETKTITYEAAEVDTNGEADPGVLLSAQTITSETTSTTTTTHITKTVKGGVSETRIEKRIVISGDSDIDHDEALAQAIKEAKEQHPDMSVTKVVVHKETEIAPEEGED, via the exons AAACGATCTAAAGGCCATGTGCTCTTCGATAAAGTGTGTGATCACCTTAACCTGCTGGAGAAGGACTACTTCGGCATCACCCACAGAGACGTTGAGAATCAGAAG AGTTGGTTGGACCCATCCAAAGAGCTGAAGAAGCAGATCAGAG CTGGTGCCTGGAACTTTGCTTTCAATGTAAAGTTTTACCCACCTGACCCCTCCCAGCTGAGTGAGGATATCACAAG GTACTACCTGTGCCTACAGCTGAGGGACGACGTGGTTTCTGGGCGGCTCCCTTGCTCCTTTGCCACCCACACGGTGCTGGGCTCGTACACAGTCCAGTCTGAACTGGGAGACTACGACCCCGATGAGCTGGGAAGCGACTACATTAGTGAACTACGGTTTGCACCCAACCAGACCAAAGAGCTAGAAGAGAAAGTGATGGAGCTCCACAAAACCTACAA GGGAATGACACCAGCTGAAGCAGAGATCCACTTCCTGGAAAATGCCAAGAAGCTGTCCATGTACGGTGTGGACCTCCACCACGCCAAG GACTCCGAAGGCGTAGAGATAATGCTTGGCGTGTGTGCGAGCGGCCTCCTTATCTACAGAGATAGGCTTCGGATCAACAGATTTGCCTGGCCCAAGATCCTAAAGATCTCCTACAAGAGGAACAACTTCTACATCAAAATCCGGCCTGGCGAG TTTGAACAGTTTGAAAGCACAATTGGTTTCAAGCTGCCAAACCATCGGGCTGCCAAACGGCTGTGGAAGGTCTGCGTGGAACATCACACCTTCTTCAG GCTCGTGTCCCCCGACGCGCCCCCGAAAAAGTTCCTGAGCCTCGGCTCCAAGTTTCGCTACAGCGGCAGAACGCAGGCTCAGACCCGCAGGGCCAGCTCTCAGATAATCAGACCTGCGCCGCTCTTTGAACGTTCTTCCAGCAAGCGCTACAACATGTCCCGCAGCTTAGATGGAG CTCCCATCACAGAAAATCACGAGACTCTGATGAAAGACGGCGTGAATGACGGTGCTGCCAAAGTCATTATCAAGGGAGAACTGATCACCACGATAACAAAAGAGAGAAAGGCAGAGGAGGAGAAGGCAGAACAGGAGGATGCTCAGAAAGAGGCTGTGGAATCACCAGAGCCTGCGGCGTCTACTCCACACAGAGACACCAAG TATAGTTTCATAAGACGAGTGAAAGGGGAAAACGTTTTTATCAAGCATAGTAATCTGATGCTAGAG GACACGGACGCCACAGAGGAAATGGTGAAGCACCAGACCAACATCAGCGAACTGAAGCGCTCCTTCCTGGAGACCTCCGGCGGTGGCTCAGCGGGTCTGACCGAGTGGGAGAAAAGGCTCTCCTCCTCCCCTCTGCGCTCACCACGAGGGGATGAGGCGCCGATGATTGAGCCGCTGGAGCTGCTGGAT actGATGAAAATGAGCAGCCAGTGGAGAATGAGACGGAAAAACAAGTGGAACCCAAAGTCAATGAG GGGGCAGCATGCGCAGTGGATAGTCTCGTAACAGATGGGGCCACTTTTTTGGATCCTAACGGCATTGGTCCATCACCGACCATGGACGATGATGTCTTCCTGGACGGGACCCCGAGAAAGTCAGAAGAGAAAACACCGGACTCGCAGGATGGGGTGAAGATCAGCCCTGGTGCTGTGAGACAGGAGGTGTCACAGGCTATCAGTGACAAGAAAGGCACTCTTATTATCCTGAAAGATGCAGAAGGCAAAGAAGAGATGGATGACGAAGGGGAAACTGGTTTCCCTGAAAGAAAGGAGGCATCTTCACACGCACATGAAGAGGACATGGATCAGAAGAATCTTAGGGTGGAGACAAAATTCAGTGAGCTCACTATGATCAAATGTATGGACTCCCCAAAGAAGGCCATGGCTTCGTGGATTTCTGAGGAGGTGAAGGCGGAAGCTtcagaagaaaagaaaacctTTGACGGACTGCAGCAGGAAGTAGAAATCTTGACTTCCACATGTAACCAGTTGGATCCTCCAGTGTCCAGCTTGACTCCCTTTCCACTCTCTGAGTCTCCAGCCTCCTTCTTGTCAGTG TTCACGCAGGAATGGGTTTCCTCTTCTCAAAAG GCCTTCGCCGATCAGAACGAAATGCCGGTTACCACGGAGACGGAGGCGGCACCAGCCAAGCAGACAGGGCCAACGGTGAATATCTTGACTGCAGACGCTTCAGGGGAGCTAGCAGTGATGTCAGCTGAGCCCGCAGAGGAAGAGCTCGTTTGTGTAGAAGCAACACAATCGGAGCTCAGCAGTGGTTTAGTTGATCCTGGTTCTGTAGATCCATGCATGTCTGAGGCACAGGTGCTGCCAGTAGCCACAAATGTGGTGGTAAATGAGGGTTGTTTGAGGAGTTTACAGGACGGTGTAGATGTGGGAGACGATGCTAATGAGAGCTTGATGTTCACCGTCACTCCAGTGCTGCTTTCTGTAGGAGATAACTGTGAGGGGCAGTGGCTAAAAGACATGAGCAGTAAGATGGTGCAGTTTTCTGATGAGGTTcagattttacaggaagaaaATTCCTTCACACAGTTACATGACAGTATTGAGGAAGTAAAAGAGGAGGAAGATACTTTAGAGAGTGAAAAAGACGAAGAACCAAAGAAGATCTTAAAGCGTTTTGAAAAGGAGAAATACCACCATGTAAAATATGAGAGCTCGGAAGATGAAACCGAGATGGCAGAGAATGAAGCTACAGGTGTAGAAGTGAACGTTGTCACATTAAAGCACTGCAGGGAGGAAGACGAAAACTCTGTGGATGAAGAAATGATCAAAGTTATAAAAGATGCCAAAGATGTGTCAGAGGAAGCCATTGAAGAGGAATTGTTGAAATGTGAGATGCGGGAGTTTATTCCACATCATGTGACTGAAGCTGAGTCCCTCACATCCGACGCCCTTCCCAGCCTCCTGCCTGGGGGCGTGTCCCAGTCGGAG AGTCCTGATGTTGCAGATGTAGCCAGTAAAGAAACACCTGTGGTTCATACAGAGACAAAAACCATCACTTATGAGGCTGCTGAG GTCGACACTAATGGAGAGGCCGATCCTGGAGTGCTGCTGAGTGCGCAGACCATCACCTCAGAAACCACCAGCACCACCACCACAACACACATCACAAAG acGGTGAAAGGAGGAGTATCAGAGACGAGGATTGAGAAGAGGATAGTCATCTCAGGAGACTCAGACATCGACCATGATgag GCTCTGGCTCAGGCCATAAAGGAGGCTAAAGAACAGCACCCTGACATGTCAGTGACCAAAGTAGTGGTACATAAAGAGACAGAGATCGCACCAGAGGAGGGGGAGGACTGA
- the epb41l3b gene encoding band 4.1-like protein 3b isoform X13 gives MTTESGADSEAKQAQGNKETEKSTNKPASQPSKSAAEQTSPRNQAEPLSAAAGHSTPARKEQEEDQGSQRSSTSRLSRSPLRGVKKLKIMQCKVTLLDGSDYTLNVEKRSKGHVLFDKVCDHLNLLEKDYFGITHRDVENQKSWLDPSKELKKQIRAGAWNFAFNVKFYPPDPSQLSEDITRYYLCLQLRDDVVSGRLPCSFATHTVLGSYTVQSELGDYDPDELGSDYISELRFAPNQTKELEEKVMELHKTYKGMTPAEAEIHFLENAKKLSMYGVDLHHAKDSEGVEIMLGVCASGLLIYRDRLRINRFAWPKILKISYKRNNFYIKIRPGEFEQFESTIGFKLPNHRAAKRLWKVCVEHHTFFRLVSPDAPPKKFLSLGSKFRYSGRTQAQTRRASSQIIRPAPLFERSSSKRYNMSRSLDGAPITENHETLMKDGVNDGAAKVIIKGELITTITKERKAEEEKAEQEDAQKEAVESPEPAASTPHRDTKCVHHEYTSDPLRSELSLPSSPVSSTKVRRRRRDHARKRASSVSPAKSSNGCRRRQARADRKAALLEEQALLLSARKQRLEQGKRRSGTLFSFSLHLPDLSSILDDDGYITFPDLTDMRFLPECAQNILPIKSPSLIPCFLFIFFFLLSTSFSVPYALTLSFPLALCLCYLEPKAASLTASIAQGYHGHDSSEEEETDSEQTDFAFDGEMTATESEADEDSEMRTQYSFIRRVKGENVFIKHSNLMLEDTDATEEMVKHQTNISELKRSFLETSGGGSAGLTEWEKRLSSSPLRSPRGDEAPMIEPLELLDTDENEQPVENETEKQVEPKVNEGAACAVDSLVTDGATFLDPNGIGPSPTMDDDVFLDGTPRKSEEKTPDSQDGVKISPGAVRQEVSQAISDKKGTLIILKDAEGKEEMDDEGETGFPERKEASSHAHEEDMDQKNLRVETKFSELTMIKCMDSPKKAMASWISEEVKAEASEEKKTFDGLQQEVEILTSTCNQLDPPVSSLTPFPLSESPASFLSVFTQEWVSSSQKAFADQNEMPVTTETEAAPAKQTGPTSPDVADVASKETPVVHTETKTITYEAAEVDTNGEADPGVLLSAQTITSETTSTTTTTHITKTVKGGVSETRIEKRIVISGDSDIDHDEALAQAIKEAKEQHPDMSVTKVVVHKETEIAPEEGED, from the exons AAACGATCTAAAGGCCATGTGCTCTTCGATAAAGTGTGTGATCACCTTAACCTGCTGGAGAAGGACTACTTCGGCATCACCCACAGAGACGTTGAGAATCAGAAG AGTTGGTTGGACCCATCCAAAGAGCTGAAGAAGCAGATCAGAG CTGGTGCCTGGAACTTTGCTTTCAATGTAAAGTTTTACCCACCTGACCCCTCCCAGCTGAGTGAGGATATCACAAG GTACTACCTGTGCCTACAGCTGAGGGACGACGTGGTTTCTGGGCGGCTCCCTTGCTCCTTTGCCACCCACACGGTGCTGGGCTCGTACACAGTCCAGTCTGAACTGGGAGACTACGACCCCGATGAGCTGGGAAGCGACTACATTAGTGAACTACGGTTTGCACCCAACCAGACCAAAGAGCTAGAAGAGAAAGTGATGGAGCTCCACAAAACCTACAA GGGAATGACACCAGCTGAAGCAGAGATCCACTTCCTGGAAAATGCCAAGAAGCTGTCCATGTACGGTGTGGACCTCCACCACGCCAAG GACTCCGAAGGCGTAGAGATAATGCTTGGCGTGTGTGCGAGCGGCCTCCTTATCTACAGAGATAGGCTTCGGATCAACAGATTTGCCTGGCCCAAGATCCTAAAGATCTCCTACAAGAGGAACAACTTCTACATCAAAATCCGGCCTGGCGAG TTTGAACAGTTTGAAAGCACAATTGGTTTCAAGCTGCCAAACCATCGGGCTGCCAAACGGCTGTGGAAGGTCTGCGTGGAACATCACACCTTCTTCAG GCTCGTGTCCCCCGACGCGCCCCCGAAAAAGTTCCTGAGCCTCGGCTCCAAGTTTCGCTACAGCGGCAGAACGCAGGCTCAGACCCGCAGGGCCAGCTCTCAGATAATCAGACCTGCGCCGCTCTTTGAACGTTCTTCCAGCAAGCGCTACAACATGTCCCGCAGCTTAGATGGAG CTCCCATCACAGAAAATCACGAGACTCTGATGAAAGACGGCGTGAATGACGGTGCTGCCAAAGTCATTATCAAGGGAGAACTGATCACCACGATAACAAAAGAGAGAAAGGCAGAGGAGGAGAAGGCAGAACAGGAGGATGCTCAGAAAGAGGCTGTGGAATCACCAGAGCCTGCGGCGTCTACTCCACACAGAGACACCAAG TGCGTCCACCACGAATACACATCCGACCCCCTCCGTTCCGAGCTCTCCCTCCCGTCATCTCCCGTTTCATCCACCAAAGTGCGGCGGCGGCGCAGGGACCACGCTCGTAAGAGGGCATCATCGGTCAGTCCCGCTAAGAGCAGCAATGGGTGCCGGCGGCGGCAGGCCCGCGCCGACCGAAAGGCGGCGCTCCTGGAGGAGCAAGCGCTGCTTCTCTCCGCACGCAAGCAGAGGCTGGAGCAGGGCAAGAGGCGCAGCGGCACGCTGTTCTCCTTCTCCCTCCACCTGCCTGATCTGTCCTCCATCCTGGACGATGACGGCTACATCACCTTCCCCGATCTGACAGATATGCGCTTCCTCCCCGAGTGCGCTCAGAACATCCTCCCCATTAAGTCGCCCTCGCTCATCCCCTGCttcctcttcatcttcttcttcctcctctccaCCTCCTTCTCCGTCCCCTACGCCCTCACCCTTTCCTTCCCACTGGCGCTGTGCCTCTGCTACCTGGAGCCCAAGGCAGCCTCCTTGACAGCCTCCATAGCCCAGGGCTACCATGGCCATGACAgttcagaggaagaggag ACCGATAGCGAACAAACGGACTTTGCCTTTGATGGAGAGATGACGGCCACAGAG TCGGAAGCAGACGAGGACTCTGAAATGCGGACTCAG TATAGTTTCATAAGACGAGTGAAAGGGGAAAACGTTTTTATCAAGCATAGTAATCTGATGCTAGAG GACACGGACGCCACAGAGGAAATGGTGAAGCACCAGACCAACATCAGCGAACTGAAGCGCTCCTTCCTGGAGACCTCCGGCGGTGGCTCAGCGGGTCTGACCGAGTGGGAGAAAAGGCTCTCCTCCTCCCCTCTGCGCTCACCACGAGGGGATGAGGCGCCGATGATTGAGCCGCTGGAGCTGCTGGAT actGATGAAAATGAGCAGCCAGTGGAGAATGAGACGGAAAAACAAGTGGAACCCAAAGTCAATGAG GGGGCAGCATGCGCAGTGGATAGTCTCGTAACAGATGGGGCCACTTTTTTGGATCCTAACGGCATTGGTCCATCACCGACCATGGACGATGATGTCTTCCTGGACGGGACCCCGAGAAAGTCAGAAGAGAAAACACCGGACTCGCAGGATGGGGTGAAGATCAGCCCTGGTGCTGTGAGACAGGAGGTGTCACAGGCTATCAGTGACAAGAAAGGCACTCTTATTATCCTGAAAGATGCAGAAGGCAAAGAAGAGATGGATGACGAAGGGGAAACTGGTTTCCCTGAAAGAAAGGAGGCATCTTCACACGCACATGAAGAGGACATGGATCAGAAGAATCTTAGGGTGGAGACAAAATTCAGTGAGCTCACTATGATCAAATGTATGGACTCCCCAAAGAAGGCCATGGCTTCGTGGATTTCTGAGGAGGTGAAGGCGGAAGCTtcagaagaaaagaaaacctTTGACGGACTGCAGCAGGAAGTAGAAATCTTGACTTCCACATGTAACCAGTTGGATCCTCCAGTGTCCAGCTTGACTCCCTTTCCACTCTCTGAGTCTCCAGCCTCCTTCTTGTCAGTG TTCACGCAGGAATGGGTTTCCTCTTCTCAAAAG GCCTTCGCCGATCAGAACGAAATGCCGGTTACCACGGAGACGGAGGCGGCACCAGCCAAGCAGACAGGGCCAACG AGTCCTGATGTTGCAGATGTAGCCAGTAAAGAAACACCTGTGGTTCATACAGAGACAAAAACCATCACTTATGAGGCTGCTGAG GTCGACACTAATGGAGAGGCCGATCCTGGAGTGCTGCTGAGTGCGCAGACCATCACCTCAGAAACCACCAGCACCACCACCACAACACACATCACAAAG acGGTGAAAGGAGGAGTATCAGAGACGAGGATTGAGAAGAGGATAGTCATCTCAGGAGACTCAGACATCGACCATGATgag GCTCTGGCTCAGGCCATAAAGGAGGCTAAAGAACAGCACCCTGACATGTCAGTGACCAAAGTAGTGGTACATAAAGAGACAGAGATCGCACCAGAGGAGGGGGAGGACTGA
- the epb41l3b gene encoding band 4.1-like protein 3b isoform X8, protein MTTESGADSEAKQAQGNKETEKSTNKPASQPSKSAAEQTSPRNQAEPLSAAAGHSTPARKEQEEDQGSQRSSTSRLSRSPLRGVKKLKIMQCKVTLLDGSDYTLNVEKRSKGHVLFDKVCDHLNLLEKDYFGITHRDVENQKSWLDPSKELKKQIRAGAWNFAFNVKFYPPDPSQLSEDITRYYLCLQLRDDVVSGRLPCSFATHTVLGSYTVQSELGDYDPDELGSDYISELRFAPNQTKELEEKVMELHKTYKGMTPAEAEIHFLENAKKLSMYGVDLHHAKDSEGVEIMLGVCASGLLIYRDRLRINRFAWPKILKISYKRNNFYIKIRPGEFEQFESTIGFKLPNHRAAKRLWKVCVEHHTFFRLVSPDAPPKKFLSLGSKFRYSGRTQAQTRRASSQIIRPAPLFERSSSKRYNMSRSLDGAPITENHETLMKDGVNDGAAKVIIKGELITTITKERKAEEEKAEQEDAQKEAVESPEPAASTPHRDTKSEADEDSEMRTQYSFIRRVKGENVFIKHSNLMLEDTDATEEMVKHQTNISELKRSFLETSGGGSAGLTEWEKRLSSSPLRSPRGDEAPMIEPLELLDTDENEQPVENETEKQVEPKVNEGAACAVDSLVTDGATFLDPNGIGPSPTMDDDVFLDGTPRKSEEKTPDSQDGVKISPGAVRQEVSQAISDKKGTLIILKDAEGKEEMDDEGETGFPERKEASSHAHEEDMDQKNLRVETKFSELTMIKCMDSPKKAMASWISEEVKAEASEEKKTFDGLQQEVEILTSTCNQLDPPVSSLTPFPLSESPASFLSVFTQEWVSSSQKAFADQNEMPVTTETEAAPAKQTGPTVNILTADASGELAVMSAEPAEEELVCVEATQSELSSGLVDPGSVDPCMSEAQVLPVATNVVVNEGCLRSLQDGVDVGDDANESLMFTVTPVLLSVGDNCEGQWLKDMSSKMVQFSDEVQILQEENSFTQLHDSIEEVKEEEDTLESEKDEEPKKILKRFEKEKYHHVKYESSEDETEMAENEATGVEVNVVTLKHCREEDENSVDEEMIKVIKDAKDVSEEAIEEELLKCEMREFIPHHVTEAESLTSDALPSLLPGGVSQSESPDVADVASKETPVVHTETKTITYEAAEVDTNGEADPGVLLSAQTITSETTSTTTTTHITKTVKGGVSETRIEKRIVISGDSDIDHDEALAQAIKEAKEQHPDMSVTKVVVHKETEIAPEEGED, encoded by the exons AAACGATCTAAAGGCCATGTGCTCTTCGATAAAGTGTGTGATCACCTTAACCTGCTGGAGAAGGACTACTTCGGCATCACCCACAGAGACGTTGAGAATCAGAAG AGTTGGTTGGACCCATCCAAAGAGCTGAAGAAGCAGATCAGAG CTGGTGCCTGGAACTTTGCTTTCAATGTAAAGTTTTACCCACCTGACCCCTCCCAGCTGAGTGAGGATATCACAAG GTACTACCTGTGCCTACAGCTGAGGGACGACGTGGTTTCTGGGCGGCTCCCTTGCTCCTTTGCCACCCACACGGTGCTGGGCTCGTACACAGTCCAGTCTGAACTGGGAGACTACGACCCCGATGAGCTGGGAAGCGACTACATTAGTGAACTACGGTTTGCACCCAACCAGACCAAAGAGCTAGAAGAGAAAGTGATGGAGCTCCACAAAACCTACAA GGGAATGACACCAGCTGAAGCAGAGATCCACTTCCTGGAAAATGCCAAGAAGCTGTCCATGTACGGTGTGGACCTCCACCACGCCAAG GACTCCGAAGGCGTAGAGATAATGCTTGGCGTGTGTGCGAGCGGCCTCCTTATCTACAGAGATAGGCTTCGGATCAACAGATTTGCCTGGCCCAAGATCCTAAAGATCTCCTACAAGAGGAACAACTTCTACATCAAAATCCGGCCTGGCGAG TTTGAACAGTTTGAAAGCACAATTGGTTTCAAGCTGCCAAACCATCGGGCTGCCAAACGGCTGTGGAAGGTCTGCGTGGAACATCACACCTTCTTCAG GCTCGTGTCCCCCGACGCGCCCCCGAAAAAGTTCCTGAGCCTCGGCTCCAAGTTTCGCTACAGCGGCAGAACGCAGGCTCAGACCCGCAGGGCCAGCTCTCAGATAATCAGACCTGCGCCGCTCTTTGAACGTTCTTCCAGCAAGCGCTACAACATGTCCCGCAGCTTAGATGGAG CTCCCATCACAGAAAATCACGAGACTCTGATGAAAGACGGCGTGAATGACGGTGCTGCCAAAGTCATTATCAAGGGAGAACTGATCACCACGATAACAAAAGAGAGAAAGGCAGAGGAGGAGAAGGCAGAACAGGAGGATGCTCAGAAAGAGGCTGTGGAATCACCAGAGCCTGCGGCGTCTACTCCACACAGAGACACCAAG TCGGAAGCAGACGAGGACTCTGAAATGCGGACTCAG TATAGTTTCATAAGACGAGTGAAAGGGGAAAACGTTTTTATCAAGCATAGTAATCTGATGCTAGAG GACACGGACGCCACAGAGGAAATGGTGAAGCACCAGACCAACATCAGCGAACTGAAGCGCTCCTTCCTGGAGACCTCCGGCGGTGGCTCAGCGGGTCTGACCGAGTGGGAGAAAAGGCTCTCCTCCTCCCCTCTGCGCTCACCACGAGGGGATGAGGCGCCGATGATTGAGCCGCTGGAGCTGCTGGAT actGATGAAAATGAGCAGCCAGTGGAGAATGAGACGGAAAAACAAGTGGAACCCAAAGTCAATGAG GGGGCAGCATGCGCAGTGGATAGTCTCGTAACAGATGGGGCCACTTTTTTGGATCCTAACGGCATTGGTCCATCACCGACCATGGACGATGATGTCTTCCTGGACGGGACCCCGAGAAAGTCAGAAGAGAAAACACCGGACTCGCAGGATGGGGTGAAGATCAGCCCTGGTGCTGTGAGACAGGAGGTGTCACAGGCTATCAGTGACAAGAAAGGCACTCTTATTATCCTGAAAGATGCAGAAGGCAAAGAAGAGATGGATGACGAAGGGGAAACTGGTTTCCCTGAAAGAAAGGAGGCATCTTCACACGCACATGAAGAGGACATGGATCAGAAGAATCTTAGGGTGGAGACAAAATTCAGTGAGCTCACTATGATCAAATGTATGGACTCCCCAAAGAAGGCCATGGCTTCGTGGATTTCTGAGGAGGTGAAGGCGGAAGCTtcagaagaaaagaaaacctTTGACGGACTGCAGCAGGAAGTAGAAATCTTGACTTCCACATGTAACCAGTTGGATCCTCCAGTGTCCAGCTTGACTCCCTTTCCACTCTCTGAGTCTCCAGCCTCCTTCTTGTCAGTG TTCACGCAGGAATGGGTTTCCTCTTCTCAAAAG GCCTTCGCCGATCAGAACGAAATGCCGGTTACCACGGAGACGGAGGCGGCACCAGCCAAGCAGACAGGGCCAACGGTGAATATCTTGACTGCAGACGCTTCAGGGGAGCTAGCAGTGATGTCAGCTGAGCCCGCAGAGGAAGAGCTCGTTTGTGTAGAAGCAACACAATCGGAGCTCAGCAGTGGTTTAGTTGATCCTGGTTCTGTAGATCCATGCATGTCTGAGGCACAGGTGCTGCCAGTAGCCACAAATGTGGTGGTAAATGAGGGTTGTTTGAGGAGTTTACAGGACGGTGTAGATGTGGGAGACGATGCTAATGAGAGCTTGATGTTCACCGTCACTCCAGTGCTGCTTTCTGTAGGAGATAACTGTGAGGGGCAGTGGCTAAAAGACATGAGCAGTAAGATGGTGCAGTTTTCTGATGAGGTTcagattttacaggaagaaaATTCCTTCACACAGTTACATGACAGTATTGAGGAAGTAAAAGAGGAGGAAGATACTTTAGAGAGTGAAAAAGACGAAGAACCAAAGAAGATCTTAAAGCGTTTTGAAAAGGAGAAATACCACCATGTAAAATATGAGAGCTCGGAAGATGAAACCGAGATGGCAGAGAATGAAGCTACAGGTGTAGAAGTGAACGTTGTCACATTAAAGCACTGCAGGGAGGAAGACGAAAACTCTGTGGATGAAGAAATGATCAAAGTTATAAAAGATGCCAAAGATGTGTCAGAGGAAGCCATTGAAGAGGAATTGTTGAAATGTGAGATGCGGGAGTTTATTCCACATCATGTGACTGAAGCTGAGTCCCTCACATCCGACGCCCTTCCCAGCCTCCTGCCTGGGGGCGTGTCCCAGTCGGAG AGTCCTGATGTTGCAGATGTAGCCAGTAAAGAAACACCTGTGGTTCATACAGAGACAAAAACCATCACTTATGAGGCTGCTGAG GTCGACACTAATGGAGAGGCCGATCCTGGAGTGCTGCTGAGTGCGCAGACCATCACCTCAGAAACCACCAGCACCACCACCACAACACACATCACAAAG acGGTGAAAGGAGGAGTATCAGAGACGAGGATTGAGAAGAGGATAGTCATCTCAGGAGACTCAGACATCGACCATGATgag GCTCTGGCTCAGGCCATAAAGGAGGCTAAAGAACAGCACCCTGACATGTCAGTGACCAAAGTAGTGGTACATAAAGAGACAGAGATCGCACCAGAGGAGGGGGAGGACTGA